Proteins encoded by one window of Ovis canadensis isolate MfBH-ARS-UI-01 breed Bighorn chromosome 14, ARS-UI_OviCan_v2, whole genome shotgun sequence:
- the LOC138419528 gene encoding LOW QUALITY PROTEIN: zinc finger protein 790-like (The sequence of the model RefSeq protein was modified relative to this genomic sequence to represent the inferred CDS: substituted 1 base at 1 genomic stop codon) — translation FTLVKNFVKIRNVRPFILIQNLFCIRQFILLRKHDCKEYGKAFSLCSSLTGHRRIHTGEKPFKCKECGKTFRFHSQFSVHKRIHTGEKYYECKKCGQAFSCGSDLTRHQRIHTGEKPYECNVCGKAFSQQSHLTKHQRIHTGEKPYECEECGKAFARGSHFIQHQRIHTGKKSHECKECGKAFIRGSNLAQHQNVHVGSKPFECEKCGKAYIWSSHLTRHQXIHIGRKPHECKQCGKTFIWASYLAQNEKIHNERKPYECRECGKTFLHGSEFNWQKIHISERNYKCKEYGKTFFRGSELNRHQKIRTGKRSYECEECGKAY, via the coding sequence TTCACACTGGTGAAAAATTTTGTGAAGATAAGAAATGTGAGACCTTTTATCTTGATTCAGAACTTATTCTGTATCAGACAGTTTATATTGCTAAGAAAACATGACTGTAAAGAATATGGGAAGGCTTTCAGTTTGTGTTCAAGTCTTACTGGTCATAggagaattcatactggtgaAAAACCttttaaatgtaaagaatgtgggaaGACCTTTAGATTTCATTCACAATTTAGTGTCCATAAGCGtattcatactggtgagaaataTTATGAATGTAAGAAATGTGGGCAGGCCTTTAGTTGTGGCTCAGACCTTACtagacatcagagaattcatactggtgaaaaaccctatgaatgtaatgTTTGTGGAAAGGCCTTTAGTCAGCAATCACATCTTACtaaacatcagagaattcacactggTGAAAAACCTTATGAATGTGAAGAGTGTGGGAAAGCTTTTGCCCGTGGCTCACACTTTAttcaacatcagagaattcatactggtaAGAAATCTcatgaatgtaaagaatgtggaaaggCCTTTATTCGTGGTTCAAATCTTGCTCAACATCAGAATGTTCATGTTGGTAGCAAACCCTTTGAATGTGAGAAATGTGGGAAAGCCTATATCTGGAGTTCACACCTGACTCGACATCAGTGAATTCATATTGGTAGGAAGCCTCATGAATGTAAGCAATGTGGGAAGACTTTTATATGGGCCTCATACCTTGctcaaaatgagaaaattcataATGAAaggaaaccctatgaatgtaggGAATGTGGAAAGACGTTTCTTCATGGTTCAGAATTTAATTGGCAGAAAATTCATATCAGTGAGAGAAACTATAAATGTAAGGAATATGGAAAGACTTTTTTTCGTGGTTCAGAACTTAATCGACATCAGAAAATCCGTACTGGAAAGAGATCATATGAATGTGAAGAGTGTGGAAAAGCCTATTGA